A section of the Verrucomicrobiia bacterium genome encodes:
- a CDS encoding mechanosensitive ion channel family protein, whose amino-acid sequence MEEKLTTLQTFINTAVEFLVNYSFQIIGALIIIVAGVLASNWASNFLFKTFQKNNLDITLSKFLAGVIKVLLLSFVFLIALGNFGITIAPFIAALGALSFGASMAIQGPLSNYGAGVSIIMSRPFVVGDTITVCGVSGLVKEVKLACTTLTDEDGIKITIPNKQIVGEILHNSSVNRIVEATIGIKYENDPETAIRVIRETLGRFPEVVKQPAAQVGLQEWGDSSLDIGLRYWIPTSKYFQTLYAVNLALHKDLAAAGIEMPYPQREVRILSQPQNSPSSFNR is encoded by the coding sequence ATGGAAGAAAAACTCACGACCTTGCAGACCTTCATCAATACGGCCGTTGAATTTCTGGTCAACTACAGTTTCCAGATCATCGGCGCCCTCATCATCATCGTGGCCGGCGTCCTGGCCTCGAACTGGGCTTCGAACTTCCTTTTCAAGACCTTCCAGAAGAACAATCTCGACATCACGCTTTCGAAATTCCTCGCAGGCGTCATCAAGGTCCTGCTCCTGTCCTTTGTCTTCCTGATCGCGCTCGGCAATTTCGGCATCACGATCGCGCCTTTCATCGCCGCTCTCGGCGCGCTCAGCTTCGGCGCGAGCATGGCCATTCAGGGACCTCTCTCGAATTACGGCGCCGGCGTTTCCATCATCATGAGCCGCCCGTTTGTCGTGGGGGACACGATCACGGTTTGCGGCGTCAGCGGGCTCGTCAAGGAAGTGAAGCTGGCCTGCACAACTCTCACGGACGAGGACGGCATCAAGATCACGATCCCCAACAAGCAAATCGTGGGCGAGATCCTGCACAACTCTTCGGTAAACCGCATCGTGGAAGCGACGATCGGCATCAAATACGAAAACGATCCCGAAACCGCCATCCGGGTGATCCGCGAAACACTCGGCAGGTTCCCGGAAGTCGTGAAGCAGCCGGCCGCTCAGGTCGGACTGCAGGAGTGGGGCGATTCTTCGCTGGACATCGGCCTGCGCTACTGGATTCCCACCTCCAAATATTTCCAAACCCTGTACGCCGTGAACCTGGCGCTGCACAAGGACCTGGCTGCCGCGGGCATTGAAATGCCTTACCCGCAGCGCGAAGTCCGTATTCTTTCACAACCTCAAAATTCCCCCTCATCTTTTAATCGATAA